A genomic stretch from Natronomonas gomsonensis includes:
- a CDS encoding metal-dependent transcriptional regulator, translating into MNTQDQYLKAIYLVQEQEDGPASTGAIADLLEVSPASANEMIGKLEGHGLADHEKYKGVSLTDEGIVRARDALQTYCIIERFLWEVLEVEEFRTEAKQLESVIDETVAERLDTIIDRQDCCPDCFDAETDACELLDVALESEAAD; encoded by the coding sequence ATGAACACACAGGACCAGTATCTGAAGGCCATCTACCTCGTACAGGAACAGGAGGACGGCCCCGCCTCGACCGGCGCAATCGCGGACCTCCTGGAGGTCAGTCCCGCCAGCGCCAACGAAATGATCGGCAAACTCGAAGGCCACGGCCTCGCTGACCACGAGAAGTACAAGGGCGTCTCGCTGACCGACGAGGGTATCGTTCGAGCGCGGGACGCCCTCCAGACGTACTGCATCATCGAGCGGTTCCTCTGGGAAGTCCTCGAAGTCGAGGAGTTCCGCACGGAAGCCAAACAGCTCGAAAGCGTCATCGACGAGACGGTCGCAGAGCGACTCGACACCATCATCGACCGGCAGGACTGCTGTCCGGACTGCTTCGACGCCGAAACCGACGCCTGCGAACTGCTGGACGTTGCGTTGGAGTCAGAGGCGGCGGATTAG
- a CDS encoding DUF7331 family protein: MPEPNATSEQDSAGASERPEPVVADAVETTESYETEEGVVFYDAENPLAWIQTEHVLDLDEVA, from the coding sequence ATGCCCGAACCCAATGCGACGTCTGAGCAGGACAGTGCGGGCGCTTCCGAGCGCCCCGAACCGGTGGTTGCCGACGCCGTCGAGACGACGGAGTCGTACGAGACAGAGGAGGGCGTGGTGTTCTACGACGCGGAGAACCCCCTTGCGTGGATACAGACGGAACACGTCCTCGACCTCGACGAGGTCGCGTAG
- the sufB gene encoding Fe-S cluster assembly protein SufB produces MSSEDLQDTDTEARFEFKKEESSAFQTEKGLTEETVRVISEDKDEPEWMLERRLRALEQFQEMPMPTDWPGQPDLSEVDIDEIVPYIRPDIEARGGAESWEDLPEEIQDTFDKLGIPEAEKNALSGVGAQYESEIVYQNMQEQWEEKGVIFCDMDKAVQEHEEIVREYFMTKCVPPSDNKFAALHGAIWSGGSFVYIPEDTTVNMPVQAYFRMNSEGMGQFEHTLIIAEENSEVHYIEGCSAPKYSAFNLHSGGVEVFVKEGAHVQYSTVQNWSKNTYNLNTKRAIAEKDATMEWVSGSMGSKATMLYPSTILKGPGATDNHITIAFAGEGQNIDTGAKVYHNAPNTKSTIESKSISKDGGRTNYRGLVHIADGAENSSTSVECDALMFDNESTSDTMPYMEIEESKVDVAHEATVGKIGDEDVFYLQSRGLDDDDAKQMIVAGFIEPITEELPIEYAVELNRLIELEMEGSLG; encoded by the coding sequence ATGAGTTCCGAAGACCTACAAGACACCGACACCGAGGCCCGATTCGAGTTCAAGAAGGAGGAGAGTTCCGCCTTCCAGACCGAGAAGGGTCTCACCGAGGAGACCGTTAGGGTCATCTCGGAGGACAAAGACGAACCGGAGTGGATGCTCGAACGGCGGCTCCGTGCCCTCGAGCAGTTCCAGGAGATGCCGATGCCGACTGACTGGCCCGGCCAGCCGGACCTCAGCGAGGTCGACATCGACGAAATCGTCCCATACATCCGACCGGACATCGAGGCACGCGGCGGCGCCGAGAGCTGGGAGGACCTCCCCGAGGAGATTCAGGACACCTTCGACAAACTGGGCATCCCGGAAGCCGAAAAGAACGCCCTCTCGGGCGTCGGCGCCCAGTATGAGTCCGAAATCGTCTACCAGAACATGCAGGAGCAGTGGGAGGAAAAGGGCGTCATCTTCTGTGACATGGACAAGGCCGTCCAGGAACACGAAGAAATCGTCCGCGAGTACTTCATGACGAAGTGCGTTCCCCCGAGTGACAACAAGTTCGCCGCGCTACACGGCGCCATCTGGTCCGGCGGCTCGTTCGTCTACATCCCGGAGGACACCACGGTCAACATGCCGGTCCAGGCGTACTTCCGGATGAATAGCGAGGGGATGGGCCAGTTTGAGCACACGCTCATCATCGCCGAGGAAAACTCCGAAGTCCACTACATCGAGGGCTGTTCCGCGCCGAAGTACTCGGCGTTCAACCTCCACTCCGGCGGCGTGGAAGTGTTCGTCAAGGAAGGCGCCCACGTTCAGTACTCGACCGTCCAGAACTGGTCGAAGAACACCTACAACCTCAACACCAAACGCGCCATCGCCGAGAAGGACGCCACGATGGAGTGGGTCTCCGGTTCGATGGGCTCGAAGGCGACGATGCTGTATCCGAGCACCATCCTCAAAGGCCCCGGCGCGACGGACAACCACATCACCATCGCCTTCGCAGGCGAAGGACAGAACATCGACACCGGCGCGAAGGTGTATCACAACGCGCCGAACACGAAGTCGACCATCGAGTCCAAATCCATCAGCAAAGACGGCGGCCGAACGAACTACCGCGGTCTCGTCCACATCGCCGACGGCGCCGAGAACTCCTCGACGTCCGTCGAGTGTGACGCGCTGATGTTCGACAACGAGTCGACCAGCGACACGATGCCGTACATGGAAATCGAGGAGTCGAAAGTCGACGTGGCCCACGAGGCGACCGTCGGCAAAATCGGCGACGAGGACGTCTTCTACCTCCAGTCGCGCGGACTGGACGACGACGACGCAAAGCAGATGATTGTCGCCGGCTTCATCGAGCCGATTACGGAAGAACTACCCATCGAGTACGCGGTCGAACTCAACCGCCTCATCGAACTCGAAATGGAGGGGTCGCTCGGATGA
- a CDS encoding ferritin-like domain-containing protein: MSLTYPVASDHQLARLLQIGMVLEEVVEARAHKHYETLDDAELDPDIVSLLEHAAEESAEHRKRLETLVDELDADPVAYDEIEQLVAARYESDTDFDGVLYDQLCNEETAYKFYDDLIEAIESSDVQFTVDRERLLETLRSIREEEKEGVEEVTELMETRT; encoded by the coding sequence ATGAGTCTCACCTACCCGGTCGCGTCGGACCACCAACTCGCGCGCCTGCTGCAAATCGGGATGGTCCTCGAAGAGGTCGTCGAGGCCCGGGCACACAAACACTACGAGACGCTCGACGACGCGGAACTCGACCCCGACATCGTCTCGCTTCTGGAACACGCCGCAGAGGAGTCCGCCGAGCACCGCAAACGCCTCGAAACGCTCGTCGACGAACTCGACGCCGACCCCGTGGCGTACGACGAAATTGAGCAGTTGGTCGCCGCCCGCTACGAGTCGGACACCGACTTCGACGGCGTGCTCTACGACCAGTTGTGCAACGAGGAAACCGCCTACAAGTTCTACGACGACCTCATCGAGGCCATCGAGAGTTCGGACGTACAGTTTACCGTCGACCGCGAACGGCTGCTCGAGACCCTCCGCAGTATTCGTGAAGAGGAAAAAGAGGGCGTCGAGGAAGTGACGGAACTCATGGAGACGCGAACATGA
- the sufD gene encoding Fe-S cluster assembly protein SufD, with protein MSTQVHASIDEATVRQISDELDEPEWLLETRLEALEALDDTAFPDVIQTPGRKWTNLEGLDYESLVDPLDAAEEKDQVGPDDVEVLPFAEAVEEHGDLLEERFGSVVDPQTNYLTALSTALFTTGTVIYVPEGVDAEDVTIRTTMNSRSLFNYTLVVAEESSSVTILERQETGDEVEGNRYYSGIVEVAAAENSYIQFGNLQDLDETTYTYTLKEATIDTYGTVDWIDCNVGSHLTKSSVESHLDGDSSESKIVGAFYGHNDQHFDIDARVWHNAEHTTADLVTRGVIDDEARSVYEGVQNVGREAWDTNSYQRENTLMLSDESEADASPKLIINNHDTEASHSATVGQVSAEDMFYMTSRGVPERLAKNMLVEGFYVPVLEEIEVEELREDFEGRIRDRLQARE; from the coding sequence ATGAGCACGCAGGTACACGCATCCATCGACGAAGCGACGGTTCGGCAGATTTCCGATGAACTCGACGAGCCGGAATGGTTGCTGGAGACGCGCCTCGAGGCCCTCGAGGCCCTCGACGACACCGCGTTCCCCGATGTCATCCAGACACCCGGTCGCAAGTGGACGAACCTCGAAGGACTCGACTACGAGAGCCTCGTCGACCCCCTCGATGCGGCCGAAGAGAAAGACCAGGTCGGTCCCGACGACGTGGAGGTACTCCCCTTCGCCGAGGCAGTCGAGGAACACGGCGACCTCCTCGAAGAGCGCTTCGGCAGCGTCGTCGACCCCCAGACGAACTACCTGACTGCGCTGTCGACGGCGCTGTTCACGACCGGTACGGTCATCTACGTCCCGGAGGGCGTCGACGCCGAGGACGTGACCATCCGGACGACGATGAACTCCCGGTCGCTGTTCAACTACACCCTCGTCGTCGCCGAGGAATCGTCCTCGGTGACGATTCTTGAACGACAGGAGACCGGTGACGAAGTGGAGGGCAACCGCTACTACAGCGGCATCGTCGAAGTCGCCGCCGCCGAGAACAGCTACATCCAGTTCGGCAACCTTCAGGACCTCGACGAGACGACCTACACCTACACCCTGAAGGAGGCAACCATCGACACCTACGGGACGGTCGACTGGATCGACTGCAACGTCGGGTCGCATCTCACGAAGTCCTCCGTCGAGAGCCACCTCGACGGCGACTCCTCGGAGTCGAAAATCGTCGGTGCGTTCTACGGTCACAACGACCAGCACTTCGACATCGACGCCCGCGTGTGGCACAACGCCGAGCACACGACGGCGGACCTCGTCACTCGCGGCGTCATCGATGACGAGGCTCGCTCGGTGTACGAGGGCGTCCAGAACGTCGGCCGCGAAGCCTGGGACACCAACTCCTACCAGCGGGAGAACACCCTGATGTTGAGCGACGAGAGCGAGGCCGACGCCTCCCCGAAACTCATCATCAACAACCACGACACCGAGGCCTCCCACAGCGCGACGGTCGGGCAGGTCAGTGCCGAGGACATGTTCTACATGACCTCCCGTGGCGTCCCCGAGCGGCTGGCGAAGAACATGCTCGTCGAGGGGTTCTACGTCCCCGTCCTCGAGGAAATCGAGGTCGAGGAACTCCGCGAGGACTTCGAAGGTCGCATCCGCGACCGACTGCAGGCACGAGAGTAA
- a CDS encoding DNA-directed DNA polymerase — protein MEQGTLGSFGGGSDDARPAEEAAAVAESSETGADVIDISDHRFPDADGHVECCVTQVDYTIEGSGDDEHPVLHVFGRTDDDTVHVRVYGFRPYFYTPITDLDLAVDADDPLTDPDIVDSRLDHDRLTGVETYGDRAAAGEDIGAHDEQEVVVYESIRGEKLCKVFGQTPRDVGQLRDRFDHYEADILFPNRLLIDKDITSGVRIPVRELDDGSLKVHHTELEAVDYSVTPRVHTLDIEVDDRHGFPEDGEQTIICLTAHDSFDDEYVVWLYESPEGVPGPEAVDEYDPIGDGDIAVDLRTFSEEAEMLVDYLDYIDETDPDVLTGWNFDDFDAPYLIDRIDRLASRHDRLNSNRLSRVNEVWDSGWGGPNVKGRVVFDLLYAYQRTQFSELDSYRLDAVGEEELGVGKERYPGDIGDLWEDDPERLLEYNLRDVELCVELDRKQNIVDFWEEVASFVGCKLEDATTPGDAVDMYVLHKIHGEYALPSKGAVDAEEYEGGAVFDPISGVKEMVSVLDLKSLYPMCMVTINASPETKVNPQSYDGETYVAPNGTHFRKEPDGMIRAMVDELLEEREEKKSLRNDNDPGTDAYETYDRQQAAVKVIMNSLYGVLGWDRFRLYDKEMGAAVTATGRDVIEFTESAAADLDKEVIYGDTDSVMLELEHDISKEEAIEQSFEIEEHINDAYDEFAAELNADSHRFQIEFEKLYRRFFQAGKKKRYAGHIVWKEGKDVDDIDITGFEYKRSDIAPITKEVQKRVLEMIVTGADPEDIKEYVHEVIERVQAGDVSLDEIGIPGGIGKKLDNYDTDTAQVRGAKYANLLLGTNFASGSKPKRLYLKKVHPEFFREVEAEMGLDPSEDPLYGEFKRDPDVICFEFDDQVPDAFEVDYEKMLDKTLKGPIARILEALDISWDEVKTGQTQTGLGNYF, from the coding sequence ATGGAGCAGGGAACGCTCGGAAGTTTCGGTGGCGGGAGCGACGACGCCCGCCCCGCTGAGGAGGCCGCCGCCGTCGCGGAATCGTCGGAGACTGGCGCCGACGTAATCGACATCTCCGACCACCGGTTTCCCGATGCCGACGGTCACGTCGAGTGCTGTGTCACGCAGGTCGACTACACCATCGAGGGAAGCGGTGACGACGAACATCCCGTGCTCCACGTCTTCGGCCGCACCGACGACGACACCGTCCACGTCCGAGTCTACGGATTCCGGCCGTACTTTTATACGCCAATCACGGACCTCGACCTCGCGGTCGACGCCGACGACCCGCTGACCGACCCCGACATCGTCGATTCTAGGCTCGACCACGACCGCCTGACCGGTGTCGAAACCTACGGCGACCGTGCCGCCGCTGGCGAGGACATCGGTGCCCACGACGAACAAGAGGTCGTCGTCTACGAGTCCATCCGCGGCGAGAAACTGTGTAAGGTGTTCGGCCAGACGCCCCGTGACGTGGGCCAACTCCGTGACCGATTCGACCACTACGAAGCGGACATCCTCTTTCCCAACCGCCTGCTCATCGACAAGGACATCACCAGCGGCGTTCGGATTCCGGTCCGGGAACTCGACGACGGCAGTCTGAAAGTACATCACACCGAACTGGAGGCTGTCGACTACTCCGTTACGCCCCGCGTCCACACCCTCGACATCGAGGTCGACGACCGCCACGGCTTCCCCGAGGACGGCGAACAGACCATCATCTGTCTCACCGCCCACGACTCCTTCGACGACGAGTACGTCGTTTGGCTGTACGAATCGCCGGAAGGCGTCCCCGGGCCGGAAGCAGTCGACGAGTACGACCCCATCGGCGACGGCGACATCGCCGTCGACCTCCGTACGTTCTCCGAAGAGGCCGAAATGCTCGTCGACTATCTCGATTATATCGACGAGACCGACCCCGACGTGCTGACCGGGTGGAACTTCGACGACTTCGACGCCCCATACCTCATCGACCGCATCGACCGTCTCGCCTCCCGACATGACCGACTGAACTCCAACCGTCTTTCCCGGGTGAACGAGGTGTGGGACTCCGGATGGGGCGGCCCGAACGTAAAGGGACGGGTCGTCTTCGACCTCCTGTACGCCTACCAGCGCACGCAGTTCTCCGAACTCGACTCCTACCGCCTCGACGCCGTCGGCGAGGAGGAGTTGGGTGTCGGCAAGGAGCGCTACCCCGGCGACATCGGCGACCTCTGGGAGGATGACCCCGAGCGCCTGCTGGAGTACAATCTCCGGGACGTGGAGTTGTGCGTCGAGTTGGACCGCAAACAGAACATCGTCGACTTCTGGGAGGAGGTCGCCTCCTTCGTCGGCTGTAAACTCGAAGACGCGACGACGCCCGGCGACGCCGTCGACATGTACGTCCTCCACAAGATTCACGGCGAGTACGCACTCCCCTCGAAAGGCGCCGTCGACGCCGAGGAGTACGAAGGTGGCGCCGTCTTCGACCCGATTTCGGGCGTCAAGGAGATGGTCTCCGTGCTGGACCTGAAGTCACTCTACCCGATGTGTATGGTGACCATCAACGCGTCTCCTGAGACGAAGGTCAACCCCCAATCCTACGACGGTGAGACCTACGTCGCTCCCAACGGCACCCACTTCCGAAAAGAGCCGGACGGCATGATACGGGCGATGGTCGACGAACTCCTCGAAGAGCGCGAGGAGAAGAAATCGCTCCGCAACGACAACGACCCCGGAACCGACGCCTACGAGACCTACGACCGACAGCAGGCAGCTGTCAAGGTTATTATGAATTCACTGTACGGCGTTTTGGGATGGGACCGATTCAGGCTCTACGACAAGGAGATGGGCGCGGCCGTGACCGCCACCGGCCGGGATGTCATCGAGTTCACTGAGTCCGCTGCCGCCGACCTCGACAAGGAGGTCATCTACGGTGACACTGACAGCGTCATGCTCGAACTAGAGCACGACATCTCCAAAGAGGAGGCCATCGAGCAGTCCTTCGAGATAGAGGAACACATCAACGACGCCTACGACGAGTTCGCGGCGGAGCTCAACGCCGACTCCCACCGCTTCCAAATCGAGTTCGAGAAACTGTACCGGCGGTTCTTCCAGGCGGGCAAAAAGAAACGCTACGCCGGCCACATCGTCTGGAAGGAGGGCAAAGACGTCGACGACATCGACATCACGGGCTTCGAGTACAAGCGCTCGGACATCGCGCCGATAACGAAGGAGGTCCAAAAGCGCGTCTTGGAGATGATTGTCACCGGGGCCGACCCCGAGGACATCAAGGAGTACGTCCATGAAGTCATCGAGCGCGTGCAGGCCGGCGACGTGAGCCTCGACGAAATCGGGATTCCGGGCGGCATCGGGAAGAAACTCGACAACTACGACACCGACACGGCCCAGGTGCGGGGCGCGAAGTACGCGAACCTCCTCCTTGGGACGAACTTCGCCAGCGGGTCGAAGCCGAAACGGCTGTATCTGAAGAAAGTCCACCCGGAGTTCTTCCGGGAGGTAGAGGCCGAGATGGGACTCGACCCCTCGGAGGACCCCCTCTACGGGGAGTTCAAACGCGACCCGGACGTCATCTGTTTCGAGTTCGACGACCAGGTTCCCGACGCCTTCGAGGTAGATTACGAGAAGATGCTCGATAAGACGCTGAAAGGCCCAATCGCCCGCATCCTCGAAGCCCTCGATATCTCATGGGACGAGGTCAAGACCGGACAGACCCAGACCGGGTTGGGCAACTACTTCTGA
- a CDS encoding DUF7346 family protein, translating into MKAVEHGGDRYLLVKQSGESSLVYDPETGEERYLPNEELTMTGDSPLELAAGAVPEASRRILTAVHSEQALGLLVELDERGPMSVREVLGTYDLCESDLHGLFGELRAAGLVAEADVVGERGYQLTDLARDGLAELR; encoded by the coding sequence GTGAAAGCCGTCGAACACGGCGGCGACCGTTATCTGCTCGTCAAGCAATCCGGCGAGTCGAGTCTCGTTTACGACCCCGAAACCGGCGAAGAGCGGTACCTCCCGAACGAGGAACTGACCATGACCGGCGACTCGCCGCTGGAACTCGCCGCAGGCGCCGTGCCCGAGGCGTCCCGACGAATCCTCACCGCCGTTCACTCCGAACAGGCGCTCGGGCTTCTCGTCGAGTTGGACGAGCGCGGCCCGATGTCCGTCCGGGAAGTTCTCGGCACGTACGACCTCTGTGAGTCCGACCTCCACGGCCTCTTCGGCGAACTCCGAGCGGCCGGATTGGTCGCCGAGGCCGACGTGGTCGGCGAGCGCGGCTACCAACTTACCGACCTCGCACGCGACGGACTGGCCGAACTCCGGTAG
- a CDS encoding ATP-NAD kinase family protein, protein MRRIGLVVNPIAGMGGRVGLKGTDNKVEEARRRGAEPRAPTRARQALEHLREQPVEVELYTYGGVMGEDEAVAAGFDPVVVGDSETDETASADTREAVRRLVEAGVDLVLFVGGDGTAVDVAEALEDIDGEVPVLGVPGGVKVYSSVFAVTPRAAGRIATTFERTETREVNDIDEDAYRGGDVNTELKALVEVPVGDEIQSSKQIGGGTVEALAAAVAGDIRDDDATYVLGPGSTVDAVKTELGFNGSPLGVDVWRGDSVLAADASESDILASLGERNVIVVSPIGGQGFIFGRGNDQISPEVIQRSDIEVIASKQKLDDIGVLRVDTGDPELDEALRGWQRVRVGKFERRLLKVV, encoded by the coding sequence ATGCGACGCATCGGGCTCGTGGTCAACCCAATCGCGGGGATGGGCGGCCGCGTCGGGCTGAAAGGTACCGACAACAAGGTCGAGGAGGCCCGCCGCCGCGGCGCCGAACCGCGGGCACCGACCCGCGCTCGACAGGCGCTGGAACACCTGCGCGAACAGCCCGTCGAGGTCGAGTTGTACACCTACGGCGGTGTGATGGGCGAAGACGAGGCCGTCGCCGCCGGGTTCGACCCCGTCGTCGTCGGCGACTCCGAAACGGACGAGACCGCCTCGGCCGACACCCGCGAGGCCGTTCGGCGACTCGTCGAGGCCGGCGTCGACCTCGTGTTGTTCGTCGGCGGCGACGGGACTGCCGTCGACGTGGCCGAGGCCCTCGAAGACATCGACGGTGAGGTTCCGGTGCTCGGCGTCCCCGGTGGCGTGAAGGTGTACTCGTCGGTGTTCGCGGTCACTCCCCGGGCCGCCGGCCGCATCGCCACCACCTTCGAGCGAACCGAAACCCGCGAGGTCAACGACATCGACGAGGACGCCTACCGCGGCGGCGACGTGAACACCGAACTGAAAGCGCTCGTCGAAGTCCCCGTCGGCGACGAGATACAGTCCTCGAAGCAAATCGGCGGCGGTACCGTCGAAGCGCTCGCGGCCGCCGTCGCCGGCGACATCCGCGACGACGACGCGACCTACGTGCTCGGGCCCGGCTCTACGGTCGACGCCGTCAAGACCGAACTCGGGTTCAACGGGTCGCCACTGGGCGTCGACGTGTGGCGCGGGGATAGCGTTCTCGCGGCCGACGCCAGCGAGTCCGACATCCTCGCTTCCCTCGGCGAGCGCAACGTCATCGTCGTCTCCCCCATCGGCGGACAGGGGTTCATTTTCGGCCGTGGCAACGACCAAATCTCCCCCGAAGTTATCCAGCGCTCGGATATCGAAGTCATCGCCTCCAAACAGAAACTCGACGATATCGGCGTCCTCCGGGTCGACACGGGCGACCCCGAACTCGACGAGGCGTTGCGGGGCTGGCAGCGCGTCCGCGTCGGGAAGTTCGAACGCCGCCTGCTGAAAGTCGTCTGA
- a CDS encoding DUF7322 domain-containing protein, whose translation MDPFSDDEPWPDEPEEFDPDSLGPDAPDATDIDAETLESVPEGLFRAFVGSAIMLNVALFGLSLGALLIYFRGDTEVGGAALAAGGAAAVFAGRYYWQYKRGEFTDGTTTDGGDES comes from the coding sequence GTGGACCCGTTCAGCGACGACGAACCGTGGCCCGACGAACCCGAAGAGTTCGACCCCGACAGCCTCGGCCCCGACGCACCCGACGCGACCGACATCGACGCGGAGACCTTAGAATCAGTCCCCGAGGGGTTGTTCCGGGCGTTCGTCGGCAGCGCGATTATGCTCAACGTCGCGCTGTTCGGCCTCTCGCTCGGCGCGCTGTTGATTTACTTCCGCGGCGACACTGAGGTCGGCGGCGCGGCGCTGGCCGCCGGCGGTGCCGCCGCCGTCTTCGCCGGGCGCTACTACTGGCAGTACAAACGCGGGGAGTTCACCGACGGTACGACTACCGACGGCGGTGATGAGTCGTGA
- a CDS encoding HNH endonuclease: MRQHHTKVHGDPLPNRECKGCGTEFYDEKARRVFCDGCNPNAGEHNGNWKDAKETTTCEACGTEFAYYPSDKNGHFCSKCVEMEGTFEGTRFWRRGERVESECDYCGEIRMVLKSDVERGQQRFCSEECLSEWMSENWRGENHHQWEGGTADYTGKWRSVRREALKRDDYECQRCGKTKEEMGRNPDVHHLIPVRSFDDPQDAHRLLNLVCLCRRCHAIVENNTK; encoded by the coding sequence ATGCGCCAGCACCACACCAAAGTCCACGGAGACCCGCTCCCGAACCGGGAGTGCAAAGGATGTGGAACGGAGTTCTACGACGAGAAGGCACGGCGCGTCTTTTGTGATGGTTGTAATCCGAACGCCGGCGAACACAACGGCAACTGGAAGGATGCGAAGGAGACCACCACCTGTGAGGCATGCGGGACAGAATTCGCGTATTACCCATCCGACAAAAACGGCCATTTTTGCTCGAAATGTGTCGAAATGGAGGGGACGTTCGAGGGCACTCGCTTCTGGCGACGGGGCGAGCGAGTGGAGAGCGAATGCGATTACTGTGGCGAGATTCGTATGGTGCTGAAATCCGACGTAGAGCGCGGACAACAGCGATTCTGTAGTGAAGAGTGCCTTTCCGAGTGGATGTCTGAAAACTGGCGGGGGGAGAACCATCATCAATGGGAAGGTGGCACCGCGGATTACACTGGAAAATGGCGGTCAGTTAGACGAGAGGCGCTGAAACGAGACGACTACGAGTGCCAACGATGTGGAAAAACGAAAGAAGAGATGGGACGAAACCCTGATGTCCACCACCTGATTCCCGTTCGCTCGTTTGACGACCCACAAGATGCCCATCGTCTACTGAATCTCGTTTGTCTTTGTCGTCGGTGTCACGCCATCGTTGAGAACAACACCAAGTGA
- a CDS encoding ABC transporter ATP-binding protein, with amino-acid sequence MATLEISNLHAEVAEEGGETILRGVDLEVKSGEIHALMGPNGSGKSTTAKIIAGHPAYEVTDGEVLLHIEEDEFEGIDVDDDQLTWNLLELEPNERAALGIFLGFQYPAEIEGVTMVNFLRTALNAKLEEREELFEGEDDEDAEDDDEAGYDTSPMEGNMDDGAVGVAEFQELLAEKMELLDMDEKFAHRYLNAGFSGGEKKQNEVLQAAILEPSIAVLDEIDSGLDIDRLQDVSDGINALRDEQGTGILQITHYQRILDYVEPDHVHVMLDGQIAKSGDASLAEKLEDKGYDWVREEVYETA; translated from the coding sequence ATGGCGACGTTAGAAATCAGCAATCTGCACGCAGAGGTCGCCGAAGAGGGTGGGGAGACCATCCTCCGCGGCGTCGATCTCGAGGTAAAATCCGGTGAGATTCACGCCCTGATGGGCCCCAACGGCTCCGGGAAGTCGACGACAGCGAAGATCATCGCTGGCCACCCTGCCTACGAGGTCACCGACGGGGAAGTACTCCTCCACATCGAGGAAGACGAGTTCGAGGGCATCGACGTCGACGACGACCAGTTGACGTGGAACCTCCTGGAGTTGGAACCCAACGAGCGCGCCGCGCTCGGTATCTTCCTCGGCTTCCAGTACCCCGCCGAAATCGAAGGCGTCACGATGGTCAACTTCCTCCGAACGGCACTCAACGCCAAACTCGAGGAGCGTGAGGAACTGTTCGAGGGCGAGGACGACGAAGACGCCGAAGACGACGACGAAGCCGGCTACGACACCTCCCCGATGGAGGGCAACATGGATGATGGCGCCGTCGGCGTCGCCGAGTTCCAGGAACTGCTCGCCGAGAAGATGGAACTGCTCGACATGGACGAGAAGTTCGCCCACCGTTATCTCAACGCCGGCTTCTCCGGCGGCGAGAAGAAACAAAACGAGGTACTGCAAGCAGCCATCCTCGAACCGTCCATCGCGGTGCTGGACGAAATCGACTCGGGGCTCGACATCGACCGTCTGCAGGACGTCTCCGACGGCATCAACGCCCTCCGAGACGAGCAGGGCACCGGCATCCTCCAGATTACCCACTACCAGCGCATCCTCGATTACGTCGAACCGGACCACGTTCACGTGATGCTCGACGGCCAAATCGCCAAGAGCGGCGACGCCAGCCTCGCCGAGAAACTCGAGGACAAGGGCTACGACTGGGTCCGCGAGGAAGTCTACGAGACCGCGTAA